A single region of the Solwaraspora sp. WMMD791 genome encodes:
- a CDS encoding class I SAM-dependent methyltransferase: MNAAAPTDRPGTDPDAPDTAPNEPRVTRRPVTDAQARQANRRWWDADADAYQAEHGEFLGDADLRWCPEGLREAEAGLLGTVAGRRILELGCGAAGGSRWLAGQGAHPVGLDLSAGMLRQAVAGADRTGVTVPLVQADALTLPFVDAAFDTVWTAFGAVPFVADSAAVMREVHRVLRPGGRWVFAVTHPMRWIFLDDPGERGLVAVHSYFDRRPYVETDDDGTPSYVEQHRTVGDRVRELVAAGFALRDVVEPPWPDGHEQIWGQWSPLRGRLFPGTAIFVADKPAAAPAALATTAAAVR; this comes from the coding sequence GTGAACGCCGCAGCCCCGACCGACCGGCCCGGGACCGATCCCGACGCCCCGGACACCGCTCCGAACGAACCCAGAGTGACCAGACGGCCGGTCACCGACGCTCAGGCCCGTCAGGCCAACCGCCGCTGGTGGGACGCCGACGCCGACGCCTACCAGGCCGAGCACGGCGAGTTCCTCGGCGACGCCGACCTGCGCTGGTGCCCGGAGGGGCTGCGGGAGGCCGAGGCCGGGCTGCTCGGCACCGTCGCCGGGCGGCGAATCCTCGAACTGGGCTGTGGGGCCGCCGGGGGCAGCCGGTGGCTCGCCGGCCAGGGCGCCCACCCCGTCGGGCTGGACCTGTCGGCGGGCATGCTGCGCCAGGCCGTCGCCGGTGCCGACCGGACCGGTGTCACGGTGCCGCTGGTCCAGGCCGACGCGCTGACACTGCCCTTCGTCGACGCCGCCTTCGACACCGTCTGGACCGCGTTCGGCGCGGTGCCCTTCGTCGCCGACTCGGCCGCCGTGATGCGCGAGGTGCACCGGGTGCTGCGCCCCGGCGGGCGCTGGGTCTTCGCCGTCACCCACCCGATGCGCTGGATCTTCCTCGACGACCCGGGCGAGCGCGGCCTGGTCGCGGTGCACTCCTACTTCGACCGACGGCCGTACGTGGAGACCGACGACGACGGCACCCCCAGCTACGTCGAGCAGCACCGTACGGTCGGCGACCGGGTCCGCGAACTCGTCGCCGCCGGCTTCGCCCTGCGCGACGTCGTCGAACCGCCCTGGCCGGACGGGCACGAGCAGATCTGGGGGCAGTGGAGTCCGCTGCGCGGGCGGCTCTTCCCGGGCACGGCGATCTTCGTCGCGGACAAGCCCGCCGCCGCGCCGGCGGCCCTCGCCACCACCGCCGCGGCGGTACGCTGA
- a CDS encoding Uma2 family endonuclease codes for MSAEPIHPAAASGGAWTAPWQPDPVRQQLADYSIEDVLALPADAPRVELLDGVLTVVPSPTLDHQDISFLLCAWLRRHAPDGYRATQAVGVAVGPRNTYEPDVLLHRAEGSRDRHYLTPDEVLLVVEVVSPATRRRDRFDKPAGYAAVGIGHYWRVEQDPVRIYAYRLGDRPGASGEREYALVAEADDLLELDAPFPVKLPIAEITP; via the coding sequence GTGAGCGCCGAGCCGATCCATCCTGCCGCAGCGTCCGGCGGGGCGTGGACCGCACCGTGGCAGCCGGACCCGGTCCGGCAGCAGCTGGCTGACTACAGCATCGAAGACGTCCTCGCCCTGCCCGCCGACGCCCCCCGCGTCGAACTCCTCGACGGAGTCCTCACCGTGGTTCCCTCCCCCACTCTCGACCACCAGGACATCTCGTTTCTGCTCTGCGCCTGGCTGCGCCGGCACGCGCCGGACGGCTACCGGGCCACCCAGGCGGTCGGGGTCGCGGTCGGGCCACGCAACACCTACGAACCCGACGTGCTGCTGCACCGGGCCGAGGGCAGCCGCGACCGGCACTACCTGACTCCCGACGAGGTGCTGCTGGTCGTCGAGGTCGTCTCCCCCGCGACCCGCCGCCGGGACCGGTTCGACAAACCCGCCGGGTACGCCGCCGTCGGCATCGGCCACTACTGGCGGGTCGAGCAGGACCCGGTGCGGATCTACGCCTACCGGCTCGGCGACCGGCCCGGTGCCAGCGGCGAGCGGGAGTACGCCCTCGTCGCCGAGGCCGACGACCTGCTCGAGCTCGACGCCCCGTTCCCGGTGAAGCTGCCGATCGCCGAGATCACTCCTTAG
- a CDS encoding DUF2945 domain-containing protein: MARNKRPREGDRPEQRPGRPVEHPRPGDRVNWRSHGVTVPGTVEEEITSRREAAGRTVVADPEHPQYRVRSDKSGRDAVHKPEALRRAE, encoded by the coding sequence ATGGCGAGGAACAAACGCCCCCGTGAGGGCGACCGTCCCGAGCAGCGGCCCGGCCGCCCGGTCGAGCACCCCCGGCCCGGTGACCGGGTCAACTGGCGCAGCCACGGGGTGACCGTGCCGGGCACCGTCGAGGAGGAGATCACCTCCCGCCGGGAGGCGGCCGGCCGTACCGTGGTCGCCGACCCGGAGCACCCGCAGTACCGGGTCCGCAGCGACAAGTCCGGCCGCGACGCGGTGCACAAACCGGAGGCGTTGCGCCGTGCCGAGTGA
- a CDS encoding DUF3140 domain-containing protein produces the protein MPSDRTRTAGPRPARPGSSDGAAAYRAFVEAVNMSPGELERWLRTPESKQAGQHSAAGGESVGHASGRRIVDLLRSKREALSDDDYAHMRKVVGYVHRHLAQRPDGDVTDTRWRYSLMNWGHDPLKG, from the coding sequence GTGCCGAGTGACCGCACCCGTACCGCCGGACCCCGGCCGGCCCGCCCCGGTTCCTCCGACGGCGCTGCCGCGTACCGGGCGTTCGTCGAGGCGGTCAACATGAGCCCCGGCGAGTTGGAGCGGTGGCTGCGCACGCCGGAGTCGAAGCAGGCCGGTCAGCATTCGGCCGCCGGTGGCGAGTCGGTCGGGCACGCCTCCGGCCGCCGGATCGTCGACCTGCTGCGGTCCAAACGCGAGGCGCTGTCCGACGACGACTACGCGCACATGCGCAAGGTCGTCGGGTACGTACACCGCCACCTGGCCCAACGCCCCGACGGTGACGTGACCGACACCCGGTGGCGGTACTCGTTGATGAACTGGGGCCACGACCCGCTCAAGGGGTGA
- a CDS encoding spermidine synthase, with amino-acid sequence MPARFAELDWRETPMGEISLRRRRDPTVDQDVYEVKLGDEFLMSSLFTVAEVELARLALDAAGRGTDGGIRSGPAGDSAGGAAGGTGLDVVVGGLGLGYTAVTVLDDPAVRSLVVVDALDAVIDWHRRGLVPHGLRLAADPRCQLHHGDFFVLAGGPTGFDPDAPGRRWHAIVVDIDHSPTHLLHPGHADFYQPDGLRRLADHLHPGGVFALWSNDPPDDAFTARLAEVYATARAEVVTFANPLQGGTSANTVYLATRA; translated from the coding sequence ATGCCGGCACGTTTCGCGGAACTGGACTGGCGCGAGACCCCGATGGGGGAGATCAGCCTGCGGCGCCGCCGGGATCCGACGGTCGATCAGGACGTGTACGAGGTGAAGCTCGGCGACGAGTTCCTGATGTCGAGCCTGTTCACCGTCGCCGAAGTGGAGCTGGCCCGACTCGCGCTCGACGCGGCGGGCCGCGGCACCGACGGCGGCATCCGCAGCGGTCCCGCCGGCGACTCCGCTGGCGGTGCTGCCGGCGGCACCGGGCTCGACGTCGTCGTCGGCGGGCTCGGTCTGGGCTACACCGCGGTCACCGTACTGGACGATCCGGCGGTGCGGTCGCTGGTCGTGGTCGACGCGTTGGACGCGGTCATCGACTGGCACCGGCGTGGTCTGGTACCGCACGGTCTGCGGCTCGCCGCCGACCCCCGGTGCCAGCTGCACCACGGTGACTTCTTCGTGTTGGCGGGCGGGCCGACCGGGTTCGACCCGGACGCGCCGGGGCGGCGGTGGCACGCGATCGTCGTCGACATCGACCATTCGCCGACGCATCTGCTGCATCCCGGCCACGCGGACTTCTACCAGCCGGACGGGCTGCGTCGGCTGGCCGACCACCTGCACCCGGGCGGGGTCTTCGCGCTGTGGTCCAACGACCCGCCGGACGACGCGTTCACCGCCCGGCTCGCCGAGGTGTACGCCACCGCCCGCGCCGAGGTGGTCACCTTCGCCAACCCGTTGCAGGGCGGCACCTCGGCCAACACCGTCTACCTTGCGACCCGCGCCTGA